One window of Lemur catta isolate mLemCat1 chromosome 3, mLemCat1.pri, whole genome shotgun sequence genomic DNA carries:
- the PDIK1L gene encoding serine/threonine-protein kinase PDIK1L isoform X1, which produces MVSSQPKYDLIREVGRGSYGVVYEAVIRKTSARVAVKKIRCHAPENVELALREFWALSSIKSQHPNVIHLEECILQKDGMVQKMSHGSNSSLYLQLVETSLKGEIAFDPRSAYYLWFVMDFCDGGDMNEYLLSRKPNRKTNTSFMLQLSSALAFLHKNQIIHRDLKPDNILISQSRLDTSDLEPTLKVADFGLSKVCSASGQNPEEPVSVNKCFLSTACGTDFYMAPEVWEGHYTAKADIFALGIIIWAMLERITFIDTETKKELLGSYVKQGTEIVPVGEALLENPKMELLIPVKKKSMNGRMKQLIKEMLAANPQDRPDAFELELRLVQIAFKDSSWET; this is translated from the exons ATGGTGAGTAGCCAGCCAAAGTACGATCTAATACGGGAGGTAGGCCGAGGTAGTTACGGTGTTGTGTATGAAGCAGTCATCAGAAAGACCTCTGCACGGGTGGCAGTGAAGAAAATTCGATGCCACGCACCTGAAAATGTTGAACTAGCCCTTCGTGAGTTCTGGGCACTAAGCAGTATCAAGAGCCAACATCCAAATGTGATTCACTTGGAGGAATGCATCCTACAAAAAGATGGGATGGTGCAAAAGATGTCCCACGGCTCTAATTCTTCCCTTTATTTACAG cTTGTAGAGACTTCATTAAAAGGAGAAATTGCCTTTGATCCCAGAAGCGCCTATTATTTGTGGTTTGTGATGGATTTTTGTGACGGAGGAGATATGAATGAGTATCTGTTGTCCAGAAAACCCAATCGTAAAACTAACACCAGCTTTATGCTTCAGCTGAGTAGTGCCCTGGCCTTCTTGCATAAAAACCAGATCATCCACCGAGATCTTAAGCCTGATAACATCCTGATTTCTCAAAGCAGGTTGGATACCAGTGACTTGGAACCCACACTGAAAGTGGCTGATTTTGGTCTAAGTAAAGTCTGTTCAGCCTCTGGACAGAACCCAGAAGAACCTGTCAGTGTAAACAAGTGTTTTCTTTCCACGGCATGTGGAACAGATTTCTACATGGCTCCTGAAGTGTGGGAAGGACATTACACAGCAAAAGCTGATATCTTTGCTCTTGGGATTATCATCTGGGCAATGCTGGAAAGAATCacattcatagacacagaaacaAAGAAGGAACTACTGGGGAGTTATGTAAAACAAGGAACTGAGATTGTGCCTGTTGGGGAAGCACTTCTGGAAAATCCCAAAATGGAACTTCTCATTCCCGTGAAGAAAAAGTCTATGAATGGGCGAATGAAACAACTGATTAAGGAAATGCTGGCTGCAAACCCTCAGGATCGACCAGATGCTTTTGAACTAGAACTCAGATTAGTACAAATTGCATTTAAAGATAGCAGCTGGGAAACGTGA
- the PDIK1L gene encoding serine/threonine-protein kinase PDIK1L isoform X2 encodes MLVETSLKGEIAFDPRSAYYLWFVMDFCDGGDMNEYLLSRKPNRKTNTSFMLQLSSALAFLHKNQIIHRDLKPDNILISQSRLDTSDLEPTLKVADFGLSKVCSASGQNPEEPVSVNKCFLSTACGTDFYMAPEVWEGHYTAKADIFALGIIIWAMLERITFIDTETKKELLGSYVKQGTEIVPVGEALLENPKMELLIPVKKKSMNGRMKQLIKEMLAANPQDRPDAFELELRLVQIAFKDSSWET; translated from the exons ATG cTTGTAGAGACTTCATTAAAAGGAGAAATTGCCTTTGATCCCAGAAGCGCCTATTATTTGTGGTTTGTGATGGATTTTTGTGACGGAGGAGATATGAATGAGTATCTGTTGTCCAGAAAACCCAATCGTAAAACTAACACCAGCTTTATGCTTCAGCTGAGTAGTGCCCTGGCCTTCTTGCATAAAAACCAGATCATCCACCGAGATCTTAAGCCTGATAACATCCTGATTTCTCAAAGCAGGTTGGATACCAGTGACTTGGAACCCACACTGAAAGTGGCTGATTTTGGTCTAAGTAAAGTCTGTTCAGCCTCTGGACAGAACCCAGAAGAACCTGTCAGTGTAAACAAGTGTTTTCTTTCCACGGCATGTGGAACAGATTTCTACATGGCTCCTGAAGTGTGGGAAGGACATTACACAGCAAAAGCTGATATCTTTGCTCTTGGGATTATCATCTGGGCAATGCTGGAAAGAATCacattcatagacacagaaacaAAGAAGGAACTACTGGGGAGTTATGTAAAACAAGGAACTGAGATTGTGCCTGTTGGGGAAGCACTTCTGGAAAATCCCAAAATGGAACTTCTCATTCCCGTGAAGAAAAAGTCTATGAATGGGCGAATGAAACAACTGATTAAGGAAATGCTGGCTGCAAACCCTCAGGATCGACCAGATGCTTTTGAACTAGAACTCAGATTAGTACAAATTGCATTTAAAGATAGCAGCTGGGAAACGTGA